The DNA region TTGAAAGACACATTGAGCTAGATGCCGACGAACACGGACCTATGGCAATGCAAATGATTAATGAACTTTGCGAAAATGACGAACAAAAGTGGAAAGAAGTAGAAGAAGTATCGATTCTGGCCTTAGAAAAAAGAATCGAACTTTGGAATGCGATTGAAGAAATAATCTCCATGAAAGTAGAAATGGCTTAAAACACTAATCCATAACATCAAAAAAAACGTAACTACTAGAAATTGATTTTAACATGAAAAGAAAATTAAAAATAGTAGTTACGTTTTTGTTTATAGCAATCAGCATAGGTTGCAGTACCGAAAATGCATTGATAATATCCCCTACCACAAGTCCGCCAAAAGTAAATACATCTTTATCACTTGCTACACTAAACTACACTGTAAACTATCTGGCACTAGGCGATAGCTACACCATAGGACAAAGTGTATGCGAAACCTGTAAATTTCCTGAGCAACTAAAAGAATCCTTGAGAAACCTTAATCTACAAAACAAGTTTTCGCTAGAAGTTATTGCCCGAACAGGATGGACAACAAGCGAATTGATACAAGCTATCGATATCAACAAACCAGCCCCTAATTTTGATTTGGTTACACTATTAATTGGTGTCAACAACCAATATAGAGGTTTGAATTTTAGCATTTACGAAAAAGAATTTCCGCAACTTGTTTCCAAAGCAATTAGTATGGCCAAAGGTGATAAAAACAAATTAATGGTAGTTTCTATTCCAGATTATACTTACACTCCTTACGGGCAAAGCTTTGGTAATACCGAAAATATATCAAAAGAAATTGATCGTTACAATTCCTTTGCAAAAACTTATTGTGAATCAAATGAAATACTTTTCATCAATATTACAGATATAACTCGACAAGGCTTAAATAATACAAATTTAGTAGCCTCTGATGGCTTACATCCTTCTGATTATGCCTACAGATTATTTGTAGAACGAATTCTTCCTCGAGCGGTAACGATACTAAACAAATAAGGCTGCTTTTTCAATTAAAAACAGCCTTATTCATTATAATATATACACAAAATCGAATATTAACTCTCAGGAGCTAATTCTAATTCTAATCCTTCTAGATCTACAGTAATAGGAATTTGACAACCCAAACGACTATTCGATTTTACATAGAAAGCCTCAGAAAGCATCGCTTCTTCATCTTCTCCCATTTCTGGCAAAGCCACATCATTTAAAACATAACATTGACAAGAAGCACACATTGCCATTCCTCCACAAGTACCTTCCACAGGCAATTCGTAAGCTTTACAAAGTTCCATGATATTCATGGCCATATCTGTAGGAGCTTGTAACTCATGAACTACTCCTTCTCTATCCTTAATTTTAATTAAAACATCCATTATTTATTATTGGGAATTGATTGATTGAACAAAATAATTTGGGTAAATAATTTTTAGACAACCTATGCCTTACAAAACATTTACAACTGTTTCTATTTGTGGAGCAAACTTTTTAATTGTTGTTTCCACGCCAGCTTTAAGTGTCATTTGATTCACACTACAATTAGTACAAGCTCCTTCAAGACGCACCTTTACATGCTTATCATCTTCTATAGAAATAAGACTAATATTACCTCCATCGGACTCTAAAAAAGGTCTGATTTCAGCAAGTGCTTTTTGAACTTCAATTGTTAATTCTTCTGTTGTCATTTTCTTTACTTAAATTATTTTTTTACCGCTGAACAACCAGCCATAGTAGTAATTTTTATCGCTTCAGTAGCAGGTAAACTTTCATTTCTGCTAACGGTTTCTTCGACCACTTTACGTGTAATATTTTCAAAAACTGTTTCGATAATCGACCCTGTTTGCAAAGCTGCTGGACGACCATAATCTCCTGCTTCACGAATAGATTGAACAATTGGAACTTCCCCTAAAAATGGAACTGCTAAATCTTCTGCTAAATTTTTAGCGCCTTCTTGACCAAAAATATAGTATTTATTGTTAGGTAATTCTTCTGGAGTAAAATAAGCCATGTTTTCAATAATTCCTAACACAGGAACATTGATAGCTTCTGACATAAACATAGAAACTCCTTTTTTAGCATCAGCCAAAGCCACAGCCTGAGGTGTACTTACTACAACAGCACCGGTTACAGGCAATGATTGCATAATAGAAAGGTGGATATCTCCTGTACCAGGAGGCAAATCGATTAACATAAAATCCAATTCTCCCCAATCGGCATCAAAAATCATTTGGTTTAAAGCCTTAGAAGCCATAGGACCTCTCCAAATTACGGCTTGACTTGGCGAGGTAAAGAACCCAATGGAAAGCATTTTTACTTCATAGCTTTCAATAGGTTTCATTTTTGATTTTCCATCAACCGTAACCGAAATTGGTTTTTCATTTTCAACATCAAACATGATAGGCATTGATGGACCATAAATATCCGCATCTAAAACCCCTACACTGAAGCCCATTTTAGCTAATGAAACCGCTAAATTTGCTGTTACAGTAGATTTACCTACACCTCCTTTACCAGAAGCTA from Flavobacterium nitratireducens includes:
- a CDS encoding 2Fe-2S iron-sulfur cluster-binding protein, with the protein product MDVLIKIKDREGVVHELQAPTDMAMNIMELCKAYELPVEGTCGGMAMCASCQCYVLNDVALPEMGEDEEAMLSEAFYVKSNSRLGCQIPITVDLEGLELELAPES
- a CDS encoding NifU family protein yields the protein MTTEELTIEVQKALAEIRPFLESDGGNISLISIEDDKHVKVRLEGACTNCSVNQMTLKAGVETTIKKFAPQIETVVNVL
- a CDS encoding Mrp/NBP35 family ATP-binding protein, which codes for MKLDRKEILKALETITIAGEGKNMVESGAVTNVLTFGDEVVVDLVLHTPAMHIKKRAEDDIKKTILEKVSAEAKIKVNIKVEAPEKPEIKGKAIPGIKNIIAVASGKGGVGKSTVTANLAVSLAKMGFSVGVLDADIYGPSMPIMFDVENEKPISVTVDGKSKMKPIESYEVKMLSIGFFTSPSQAVIWRGPMASKALNQMIFDADWGELDFMLIDLPPGTGDIHLSIMQSLPVTGAVVVSTPQAVALADAKKGVSMFMSEAINVPVLGIIENMAYFTPEELPNNKYYIFGQEGAKNLAEDLAVPFLGEVPIVQSIREAGDYGRPAALQTGSIIETVFENITRKVVEETVSRNESLPATEAIKITTMAGCSAVKK
- a CDS encoding SGNH/GDSL hydrolase family protein → MKRKLKIVVTFLFIAISIGCSTENALIISPTTSPPKVNTSLSLATLNYTVNYLALGDSYTIGQSVCETCKFPEQLKESLRNLNLQNKFSLEVIARTGWTTSELIQAIDINKPAPNFDLVTLLIGVNNQYRGLNFSIYEKEFPQLVSKAISMAKGDKNKLMVVSIPDYTYTPYGQSFGNTENISKEIDRYNSFAKTYCESNEILFINITDITRQGLNNTNLVASDGLHPSDYAYRLFVERILPRAVTILNK